The DNA region CAGGATGCGGAGTTTGTTCGCGGCGAAACTCTTCCAGGGCCCGAGCGACAGCCGCGAGAACAGATCCTCCAGCACCTCCACATCCGGCCCGCCGTGGTTCATGGCCTTGTAAAGCCGTCCCCTGGCGCCGTCGGCGTCCGTGTCCAGGGCCAGCGCGACAAGCTGCACCGTGCCCCTCACCTCCTCATAGACGTTCAGGTCCTCGCGCTGTAGATTCTCGATCAGCGCGGCCGCGAGCGCGGCCCGGTCATCGAGTTCACGCACCACCGCCGGTACCTCTTTCAGCCCGGCTTCCTGTGCAGCCCGCCAGCGCCGCTCCCCCGCAATGATCTCGTAGCCGCCCTCGACCGAACGCACGAGAAGGGGTTGCAGCACGCCCTGTTCTCGGATGCTGGTGGTCAGCGCGGCCAGCGCGGCGGGCGTAAACACCCGTCGGGGCTGGAGTGCGCCGGGGCGCAGCTCGGTGAGCGGGATGTTGCGGGCATCCAGTCCAGGGCGAGAAAGCGCGGAGGCATCGCCGAGCAGGACTTCTAACCCGACGCGAGGCTTCGGTTTCTTCGGGCGGGTCATGCGGACACTTCCAGGCCCAGCGCGCGCACGACTTCCGCGGTCAATCGCTGGATGTCCTCGTGAACCGGGCTGCCCGGTGCATAGACCCCCACCGGTTCGCCGGACATGGTGCTGTCCAACCACACGGCCTCCCGCTGCGGCATCGGCTCGCTAAGTGGGGAGAGATAGGCGCGCAGGGAGTCCAGGACCGATCGGTCATGTGTGCGGCGGGCGTCGTACAGAGTGGGCACGTACAGGGCCACCGTCAGCTCCGGGCGCAGGCGGCGGTACAGTGCGGTGGCCCGCTGCAGGCCGGGCAGGGCATCCAGGCCCTTCTGCCGGGTAGGCATCGGCACGATCAGGTGATCGGCGGCCAGGGCTCCCAGGATGGCGAGCTGGCCTAGGCTGGGCGGGCTGTCGATCAGGCACACGTCGTACTGATTGGAGACCGCCTGCAGTGCCTGGCGCAGGAACAGCTGTCCGCCCGGCATGCTGGTGATGCCAATCTCGGCCTGGGCGAGGTCCACCTGCGCGGGGATCAGATGTAAGCCATGAACGCTGATCGGTGTGGGAAGTGCGGCCCCCTCAGCGGCCACCGGGTAGATGGTAGTGGAAAGGTCCACCTCCGTCACGCCCAGCCAGCTGGACATATTCCCCTGCGGGTCGCAGTCGATCAGGAGCACGCGCAGACCCTGGCGGGCAAGCTCATGGCCGACGTTGAGGCACAGGCTCGTCTTCCCGGCCCCTCCGGCGTGGTTGAACACGGTGGCAGTGATCATGCGTGGATGGTAGCGCGAGAATGTGCGCACGAGCACACCAATGGGGCAGGGTTCGTGGGTGGATTACATCATGCCTTAGAGTGGACGCGCACTGGACGTGAGTTTCTGGCGATTTAGGATCTAACTTAGCGCTAAGTTAGACGCTCACGTCTCAAAGCCACGGGCCTTGACCCACTGAGGCTCAGCACCCACACCGCCTTTAAGCCTCATCTGATTGCTGAACGTCCGTCAACCGTGTGGCCACCAGTTCGCCGGTAAAGAGTCGCGCCGTCCTCAAGTGTCAGCAGTTTGTGCTCGGCGTACGTGCCGCAGTGGCCACAGTTGTCGAACAGCCTCGTGCGATCCTGAGTAAGCCATAGTGGGCCGCGAACTGCGCCCAGACCGCCGAGAAGAGGCTCATCACAAAGACACCGATTTACACCCGTCTTGCGGCAGTGCGGGCAGCGCCAGGCCCGCGGCATGAGGTCCTAGAGAGCGTCTCCAGGCACACTTCGCTCCTGGCGGCTGCGGCGGGCGAGCGCTATTCAACAGGTCGAGTGGTTCCTACGCGTCGAGTCCGGGGAGTGGGGGGTGCGCGATGTGGAGGCTGCGCTCCTGGCAGGTCGAAGCGCCGCGGCCCCCCTCAGAACCGGATGATCTGATGCGGGAGACCTGGCGGGTCCTAAAGCTGGCCGCGCCGCGCCGGGTGGGCGCACTGGACGCCGGCAAATAGACACGGCTGAGGAAGTTGTTGCAGGCAGTCGAGCAGCTTTTCAAAGAGTAAGAGGGGAGAAGAGACTGCGAACGCTGAGCAGACAGTGATGACGGTGCAACGTCGGTCACAAGACTCCCACTCGCTGGAGTTATGCCAGCATCCTCACCAGTCACCCACAGGCTTCTTGCGGCCCGCCCGGGCGTAGTCTACGTAAATCTCGCTACTGTCGACGGTACGGTGGCGCAGGTGGTCCCGCACGGCCAGCAGATCCCCACTCTCGCTGTAGATCCGGGTGCCCGCGCTGTGACGCAGGCCGTGAACCTCACGGCCCCCGTAGCGCACGCCCGCCTCCTGACACAGCCGCTTGAGGGCGTTCTCCACGCTCTGACGGGTGTGAATGGTCAGCACCCGGGGGCCATAATTGGGCGTCGCGGCCAGCCATGTCCGGAGCACTTTGATCGCAGTGGGGGAGAGCGCCACCTCCTGGCGTCGCTGTCGCTTGCCCGTCACGGTTAGGTATGGCTCAGGCGCGTCTAAATGCAGGTCCTTTCTCAGTAGCGTCGTCATCTCCGTCGCCCGTAGTCCCACGTGCGCGCCCAGGACGACGATCACCGCGTCCTGCATTCCCGCATGTCGCAGCAGCAGCGCCACATCGTCGGTGGAGTAGGGCTTGCGCTTTTCCCACCGCGGCACCGGATCACCGGGAGCCCGCACGTCCAGGAAGGGCGCGGCCTCGCAGGCCCCCGTCCAGCGCAGAGCGGCATACAAAGCCTTGCCCGCGCTCAGGCGCACGCGCACGCTACTGGGGGCCAGGCCCGCGCCTTCCAGGTGCCGGACGTACCGGAACCCCGCGTTTGGTCCTGGACGGAGCAGGCTGACACCCGCGGGAGCTGCCCAGGCCAGAAAGGTATCGAGGCCCGTGCGGTAGGCCCCCAGGGTGTTGACGCTCACGCGCGCGCCCCGGCCCCCACGCGTCACCAGATACGCCTCGAGCAGCGCCCATAAGCCCTCAGCGTCTGTGTCGCGGGCCGCCCTTAGCGCGGCCTTCTTCAGACTGTCGGGATCCAGGTGGGCCACCCGGTCGGCGCGGCCCTGGAGGTCGAGGTTGGCGGCCATCAGCTCCAGGCTCATGGCCGCATGCTACACGCAGGAAAAGAAAAGGCCTCCAGGTGAGGGGAGGCTGGGATGGATAGGCTGCGGGCTGTTCAGCCGAGAAAAACGGTGGGAGGCACTTTGAAGATTTCAGCCAGTTGCTTGATCAGGTCCGTGGTGTAGGCCACGCGCCCGTGGATCAGTCGGCTCACCGTGCTCTGGTTTACTCCTAGACGTGTGGCCAGCTCCTGCTGCTGGACGCCCTGCTGGTCCATCAGAAAGTCGAGCATGTCACCCGGCTTGCTGGCCGGGGTTGGATACGCCTCGGCCTCATACTCGGCGATGTGCTGGATCAGGGTGGCATACACGGCGGCGAGTGGGTGCCGGGCGTCGCCGCCGATCAGGCGGCCCATCTGTTCTTCTGCGTTGAGGGCAAACTCCAGCTGTTCGTCGCTCCTGATGGGCCCCAGCAGGTTGCGGGACGCTTCTGGGAGTTCAGCCAGGGCGGCCACGGCGCGGTCGATCTCACTGTGTTTCATGATTGTGCGTACCTCCTCCAAGGCATTCTCCATCTGGAGCCGCTCTTCCGTTCGGCTCTTACGGTTTCCAGCGGTCGTACTCCGAATGCCTCATGAACTCCTTGACCCTGATTTTTCTGAAGGTAAAATCCACGGTAGCGATCAGACGGAAGTGGTTTCCTTTGATGTTGAACACGATGTACTCAGGCCCAACCCAGCTGGCGGTGGGAAAGACGGCCCGCACTTCTGCAAACGAAGTGAACTCCGCTTTGCTGGCAAGGTCGAACCAGGTAAGCAGGGCGACATGTGCTTCAGGATATTGGGCTGCAAATTGAAGCAGCGTCTTTTTCGCGAGCACATTCATCCCGCCTCTAGTCTATGCGCCTCTTGCATAAGATGCAAGAGGCGCATAACAGGCGGATTTAGAAAAGATTTTCTGGGCTGAGGCTGCGGCTTGTGCCTAATACCTATTATGGAAACGAATCTGATCAAACGTTTCCAGGAGTAGTCCAACAGGTGTGAATCGCCGAACACAAGTTGGCACAACATGAGCAAATTCACGGTATGCTGAGCACGTCCCGGAGGTCACCGAAAACATGACCAAAGGGAACACCCCCCGCGCGGCTGGCAGGCCGTTTTTCGCAGAGGGTGTCCGATCCGAAAACTCAAATTGTTTTGCGAACTAGGGAGTTCGCAGGCATCGCCCTATGCACAGGATACGCGCCTGAGCATGTCCGGTCAACAGACCAGAAGGCCCTGAGGGGCCAGGAAGGCGTCGGAGCTTCAAGATGAGCATCGATGGATTCGTAATCGCTCAACCCGCTGGCCAGCGCACATTGGCCTTACGGGAGTCCTACCTAGCGATTTGTGATGGGGACGCCTGCGAGGCGCACCTGCTCAATGCCCAAGAGCGCTGGTACGCCTATAAACTCAAGATCCGCAATGAGGCCCGTGGCCGCAACAAGAGCGCCCGTCAGGGTGCGGTGGCCCCCGACGCCGATGAAGCCCTGTGGGTGCGCATGAGCGCCACCCAGTGGGCCGAAGAACTGCTGGGCATCTACAACGAGAAGACGATTCGCACCAAACTCGCCAGTCTGGTTGAGCGCGGCCTTGTCGCCACCAGGGCGAACCCAACAAGAGGCTGGGACCGAACCCCACAGTGGCTGTTCAATAGGGCCACAGTGCAGGAGGTAGTCAATCAGTGGGAGGCCTCTCGCCCAGTTCCGGACCTCGATCCGAGCGAGGCAGACGCTGAGGAAAATCGTGTTGGGAAGCACTTGGAAGATGAGGTAGAGAGCATTCGGAAAAATGTCCGAATGCAGTCGGACAAAGTTCCGAATGGAGACGGACAAAGTTCCGAGTCCATTCGGACAAATGTCCGTAGCAATAACACAGGAATCCTTAACAGGGATCTTTTACAGGAATCCCCTACAGGTGTAAGTCACGTAACTGAAAACGCGCGCAAGAAAATTTCGCCTGCTGCGCCAGTGAACGAGCAGAGTCTGCCAGCTCACACCACCTCTGAAGCTTCGCTTTCAAAAGAGCTGGAGACCGTGAGCGAACCCAGGGCAAGTGTGGCCGTGTTGCCGCCTAACGGCGGGGCCGCTAACGCGGCTATCACGGACTCTGAATTGGAATTCCTATTCGGAGCCAATGTCGAAGGCCCTCAGGAGATGCAACAAGTCAAATCTGGGAAAAAGGTTCCGGGCGGGGTGGCGGGCCTCCTGATCCAGCCGGTAGGACGCGGGAACGCCCTGCATCCGGTGGACCGGGAGAAGTTGTTGGAACGCCCGCTGGCGGTGCCCTCAGACACCACGTACCGCTTGGTTAAAAGCCTGATCGGGGGGAACAAAGCGATCGACGATGGCATTCTCGACACTCTGACGCCGGCGGGAGCGCTGCCCCGCCGCGACTGGCTGCGTCTGACCGAGGAGGAGCTGATCGAGGCCCGTCGGGTAGCTCAGGCCGAGGCGCAGGTGGAGAAACTCAACTTCTACACCTGCGCGATTCGGGGTCTGGACGTGCTGATCGGGGCACCCGTCGGGCAGACCGGCCAGCGTGGGGCACCCACAAACGCTGTTGTGGCCAACGCGGGTTGTCACGCAGCGGCGCCGCACTTCGAGGAGGCGGACCGGAGCGGGGACGTCGGTAAATTCGATGCGGGGGCCGGTTGGACCCGCAAGGCGGACGGCGGGGCAGTCATCATCGAGCGCACGGAATTGGTCAAGCGGCGCAGCACGGAAGGACTTGTTTACCATCTGAGTGATGGACGGACCTGCAACGCCCTGCAGCTGATGACTGGATATGAGTTTCGGGGAGCGGAAGGATGACCAGACACGAAGAGGAAGAGCTTGATGGTTTCCTGCAAGGCGTGCACATGCCATGGAGAGCGAGATTGAGTATTTGCTGCGCTATAGCATCGAGGGGCACCTTGAGGGTGACCCGGTTTTGCGCAGATGGAGATAAGCCTCGACAATAGGAGGCACCATCATGACCCACCGCAGAATCCATTCCGCCGAGTTCAAGCGAGACGCCGTTCAGCTCGCCCGAACGGGCGGCAACCTCTCCCACACTGCCCGCGAACTGGGCCTGAATGCCTCACTGCTCCGCAAGTGGCTGACGGCCGAACAGGAACAGGGCGATGCTGCTTTCCCTGGCCAGGGAAAGCAGCATCTGACCCCAGAGCAACAGGAGATCCGACGGCTCCGCAAAGAAAATGAAATCCTGCGCCAGGAGCGGGAAATTTTAAAAAAAGCCGCAGCCTTCTTCGCCAGGGAAACCACACGCTGAGATACCGCTTCATCACCGATCACCGTCCGCAGTACCGCCTGGACATAATGTGTCGGGTGCTGGAGGTCTCGGTGAGCGGGTACCACAGCTGGCGAAGAAGGCCTGTCTCCAACCAACAGCAATGGGATGCGCTGCTCCAGCAGCGCATCCAGGAGATTCACCAGTGCCGCAAAGGGCGCTACGGAGCCCCGCGCATTCATGCCGAACTGCGCGCGGAAGGTGTGCAGGTTTCCAGGAAGCGCGTCGCTCGCTTGATGCGTGCCGGAGGTCTGCGGGCCAAAGGAAAACGGCGCTGGGTGCGCACGACAGACAGTGCCCATCCCTTTCCGGTCTGCCCGAATCTTCTGGACCGTGAGTTCAACGTCCAGCAGCCCAACGCGGTCTGGGCCTCCGATCTCACGTTCGTTCCGACGAGAGAAGGCTGGCTGTACCTGGCGGTGACCCTCGATCTGCATTCACGCGCGGTGGTGGGCTATGCCATGGACGCCCAGATGCCAGCCACGTTGCCACTTGCTGCCCTCCAGATGGCCGTGCAGCGTCGCTGTCCAGCGCCTGGTCTGCTTCATCACAGCGATAGAGGAAGTCAATACGCCAGCCGGATGTTTCAGGAAGAATTGGCCCGCCTGCGGGCCAAAGGGAGTATGAGCAGAAAGGGGGATTGCTGGGACAATGCTGTCGTGGAGAGCTTTTTCAGCTCCCTGAAAAGGGAGCTGTTCGAGGACACCATCTTCGAGAACCGCACCGTTGCCCGGCAGGCCATCTTCGAATACATCGAGGTCTTCTACAACCGACAGCGCCGCCACTCCACCCTGGGCTACTTGACGCCTCACGAGTTTGAACGCCAAGCTAAAGCCGCTTAACCTCAACTACGCAATAGCGGGGCAGCCCCACCTAACGCCTAGCAAGCACCATTTCCTCCCCAGAAATCAGCCAGCAGGCGCCGTATCCCTTGGTCGACTCGTTCTGAAGGTGGACATCAAGATCTGCTGCGGAGATTACCGGATGGATGTCGTGTTTTAGTCTGAGTTGCTTACCGTCCTTCCCGACGTGCTCCAGACATTACTCACGCCCTCTGTGGACAACCTCATCCCGTAGCGCAAGGAGGCCACAGCTTTTCTCCATGACTCGGCAGTGGCGCGGGCGAATGGTGCCGCTGTGCTGCGCCGTTCACCCTCTG from Deinococcus radiopugnans ATCC 19172 includes:
- a CDS encoding ParA family protein, with translation MITATVFNHAGGAGKTSLCLNVGHELARQGLRVLLIDCDPQGNMSSWLGVTEVDLSTTIYPVAAEGAALPTPISVHGLHLIPAQVDLAQAEIGITSMPGGQLFLRQALQAVSNQYDVCLIDSPPSLGQLAILGALAADHLIVPMPTRQKGLDALPGLQRATALYRRLRPELTVALYVPTLYDARRTHDRSVLDSLRAYLSPLSEPMPQREAVWLDSTMSGEPVGVYAPGSPVHEDIQRLTAEVVRALGLEVSA
- a CDS encoding type II toxin-antitoxin system HigB family toxin; amino-acid sequence: MNVLAKKTLLQFAAQYPEAHVALLTWFDLASKAEFTSFAEVRAVFPTASWVGPEYIVFNIKGNHFRLIATVDFTFRKIRVKEFMRHSEYDRWKP
- a CDS encoding IS3 family transposase (programmed frameshift), whose translation is MTHRRIHSAEFKRDAVQLARTGGNLSHTARELGLNASLLRKWLTAEQEQGDAAFPGQGKQHLTPEQQEIRRLRKENEILRQEREILKKAGSLLRQGNHTLRYRFITDHRPQYRLDIMCRVLEVSVSGYHSWRRRPVSNQQQWDALLQQRIQEIHQCRKGRYGAPRIHAELRAEGVQVSRKRVARLMRAGGLRAKGKRRWVRTTDSAHPFPVCPNLLDREFNVQQPNAVWASDLTFVPTREGWLYLAVTLDLHSRAVVGYAMDAQMPATLPLAALQMAVQRRCPAPGLLHHSDRGSQYASRMFQEELARLRAKGSMSRKGDCWDNAVVESFFSSLKRELFEDTIFENRTVARQAIFEYIEVFYNRQRRHSTLGYLTPHEFERQAKAA
- a CDS encoding tyrosine-type recombinase/integrase; translated protein: MSLELMAANLDLQGRADRVAHLDPDSLKKAALRAARDTDAEGLWALLEAYLVTRGGRGARVSVNTLGAYRTGLDTFLAWAAPAGVSLLRPGPNAGFRYVRHLEGAGLAPSSVRVRLSAGKALYAALRWTGACEAAPFLDVRAPGDPVPRWEKRKPYSTDDVALLLRHAGMQDAVIVVLGAHVGLRATEMTTLLRKDLHLDAPEPYLTVTGKRQRRQEVALSPTAIKVLRTWLAATPNYGPRVLTIHTRQSVENALKRLCQEAGVRYGGREVHGLRHSAGTRIYSESGDLLAVRDHLRHRTVDSSEIYVDYARAGRKKPVGDW
- a CDS encoding helix-turn-helix domain-containing protein; this translates as MKHSEIDRAVAALAELPEASRNLLGPIRSDEQLEFALNAEEQMGRLIGGDARHPLAAVYATLIQHIAEYEAEAYPTPASKPGDMLDFLMDQQGVQQQELATRLGVNQSTVSRLIHGRVAYTTDLIKQLAEIFKVPPTVFLG
- a CDS encoding ParB/RepB/Spo0J family partition protein, with the protein product MTRPKKPKPRVGLEVLLGDASALSRPGLDARNIPLTELRPGALQPRRVFTPAALAALTTSIREQGVLQPLLVRSVEGGYEIIAGERRWRAAQEAGLKEVPAVVRELDDRAALAAALIENLQREDLNVYEEVRGTVQLVALALDTDADGARGRLYKAMNHGGPDVEVLEDLFSRLSLGPWKSFAANKLRILSWPQQVLDAMDAGLPYTLGGVVAGAPSEHQAELLVLAVGGATLRELRDRLATLRERPARTALNERDVARLGRTLSSVKWIRGLNDKEQAEINKWMGKMPEAVKKALGQK